The following coding sequences lie in one Arachis ipaensis cultivar K30076 chromosome B03, Araip1.1, whole genome shotgun sequence genomic window:
- the LOC107629173 gene encoding dof zinc finger protein DOF2.1, giving the protein MDPSSGQQNQQQMGNNNNNQSLESMMLGCTKQEQQQQEKKPRPQPEQALKCPRCDSTNTKFCYYNNYSLSQPRYFCKSCRRYWTKGGTLRNVPVGGGCRKNKRSCSSSSKRAQDQLPFNPDHNPLMNSLPPLSYDSEFTLALARLQKQTGGVHLGLDDHHDLSMLVNHTNTNTNTTTQQQQQGFLDALRSNGFNSNTMHSDLYYGGNGDMGEVYNEIMLPYEQEMSVETTQAVTVTTTKQELCNVSYNCNSNNNNNNKVLWGFPWQINGDTNMLGDIDLSRASWNGNGPLTTPLSWHGLLNTPLM; this is encoded by the exons ATGGATCCTTCTAGTGGACAACAGAACCAGCAG CAAATgggaaataataataacaatcagtCACTAGAAAGCATGATGTTGGGTTGCACAaaacaagaacaacaacaacaagagaagaagccaaggccACAACCAGAACAAGCattgaaatgtccaagatgtgatTCAACAAACACAAAGTTCTGTTACTACAACAACTACAGTCTCTCACAGCCAAGGTACTTCTGCAAATCTTGCAGAAGGTACTGGACAAAAGGAGGAACATTGAGGAATGTTCCAGTAGGTGGAGGCTGCAGAAAGAACAAAAGATCATGTTCTTCTTCATCAAAGAGAGCTCAAGATCAATTACCCTTTAACCCAGATCATAACCCTCTCATGAATTCTCTCCCTCCATTGTCATATGACTCTGAATTCACACTTGCATTGGCTAGGCTCCAAAAACAAACAGGTGGTGTGCATCTTGGTCTTGATGACCACCATGATCTCTCAATGTTGGTGAACCACACTAACACTAACACCAACACcacaacacaacaacaacaacaaggatTCTTGGATGCACTTAGGAGCAATGGATTCAACAGCAACACCATGCATAGTGATTTGTACTATGGTGGAAATGGGGACATGGGTGAGGTTTATAATGAGATTATGCTTCCTTATGAGCAAGAAATGAGTGTTGAAACAACTCAAGCAGTTACTGTCACAACCACAAAGCAAGAACTCTGCAATGTTAGTTATAATTGCAatagtaataacaataataataataaggtttTGTGGGGTTTTCCATGGCAGATCAATGGAGATACAAACATGCTTGGAGATATTGATTTATCAAGAGCAAGTTGGAATGGTAATGGTCCTCTCACTACTCCATTATCTTGGCATGGACTTCTCAATACTCCCCTAATGtag